The following nucleotide sequence is from Apium graveolens cultivar Ventura chromosome 4, ASM990537v1, whole genome shotgun sequence.
GATTCAATTTCATGTTTGGGATCTGAAGCAACCTTGACTAGGACCGGCAATGATGAAAATCTAGCAACTGCTGATAAAAGCAATGTAGTACAATGTGTTTCAGATGCATTAAACACATGTTCTGTTGAGCAAGAAGCTGGTTTTCAAATTTGTGCTTCTCCCCTGATAGATGACCAAACTAGTGTTCCCCTTGCAAGTGATGTTTTTGAGGATTCTGCAGTTGTTAAGGAGTCTATTGGAGAAGCAGTTGTTGGAAATCTATTCTATAATGAGAAAATGTCTTCTACTAGCACAACTAATGATCTAAAACTTGATTCACGAAAGTTTGCAACTGTGGAGACGATATCCGGATCTAACACCAATCATGATGCAGCGAATAAGCATTGTTTAACTGCAGTCGGGCAGGATTTTACTGTTGGAGGAACTGCTAGTTTTCCTTCTAGAAACGCGCACTTTAGCAGTATAGACAATGTAAGATATGGGAGCTTGAATTCTGATTTTTCCAAGTCTCAGCAGAAGCTATGTTCTGACAGCAGTGTAGTTGCTCCATCTGGTGATGAGGAAATTCGCATCGACAACAATGTTAAAAGTGTTTTCCCTTTTTCAGTAACTCCACATCGTAATATGGTACTGAACTTTGGAAGCAATGAACCCAGTAAATATGCTGAAACACGACGAGATGTTGTGGATGTCCTTGAGGACGAAAGGAAATATGGAAACTTTTCGATATCGTCTTTGAGTCAGAGAAACCAAGCTACCGCGGAAGCTGAACCTAGGCAAAGAGTTTCTTTGAGCAGTTTACTCTCTCTTTCTGGGAATGAGAACACTTGCAGTGCTGAAAATCTTGTAGATCTACTTCCTGCAAGACATGTAGATACTGCAGAATTTAATGAAGTTGGAACTTCTAGGAATAATGAAATGATTTTTTCTTCTGGAAGAACTTACAATGATGTTGGTGCTAGAATGACGGGCAACAAGGAAAGAAGTCTTGAATTAAGTTCACTGCTTTCATCTGGGAAACGTGCAATATTTGGTGCTGAAGACACTGTTACTGGAGTTGATAATAGATCAGTCAGGGAGTGCAGACCGCAGTTCTCTGGAAGTGGTCTGCTTACTGGGTCTTGTTTTGCTGAACATCCTAGTAATGTTTATACAGTTGACCAGATCTATAATAGACCTGTAAATGAGCTCAAATTTAATAATGGGCAGAACTTAGGTAGTCAGGATCTGGCTCTTGCCTTTGGTGACCCTCATGCAGGATTGTTTGCTGATACCACTGATCTTGAGCATGAAAAGTACCCAGCAAATTGTTCTGTTATCCCAAACAGGATTGAACAGAACATTGATTCCCATATAAATGGGAACAGGGTTAATGATAATTTTGAGGAGCAAGGAATAAGTTCCTTTAGTGATTTATTTAGTTTATCTTGCAATGGGAAACTGTGGGGTTCTGACCCTAACTTCAATCAGGCTTACAACAGAAGATGGGAAGTGCCTGAAGTAAATGAGGTAGGAACTTCAAAAAACAAAAAGTATATGGTTGATTTTGGTGGTAATAATGGACAGCCTGGTGAGAATGTCATGCCTGGTGGTGGTATGTGGAGAGCTGGCGAGGATGCCTTTCAGAGTAGTATTGCTGGTCTCTCAAACCCTCCGGCGCATTCACCTGCCTCTTTTTGCACCTTTGATATACTCTCGGATAAGGTATTTGTTTCGAATGTAGAGATAAAGTTGCTGTAATTTAAAAATTGTTTAGTACTTGTATTAAAAGTTGGCCTTCTTGATAAAAACTATGTTGATGCATTGTTTTGATCGCTAATTTTTTTAACGGACAACTATCTTATATGTTTCCCTGTATGATTATATGCTGACATCCAAATATATATGCTCACatgtttaattttaatttatattgtGTATACATATATCTGTATTTATATGACCTGCCTTCTGGTCAAAGGTAGTGGCTAGGTCGTAGGTGCAGTAAAGTCCTATGAACTTTGAGATGTTGGGAAGTGTGTAATAATAGagtaaatttattttttaatgtaTGTAATGTTCAAACTACAAGTTGACTACTTGACTTTGTTAAAAGAGCCTAATGGCAcaattgtgtgtgtgtgttttttgtaaattaataaatataatgACAAGAcactttttaattttttaaaataatttagtaaATATGTATTGAATATTGTATAACCTTTCTTATTTATTAGTGTATCCCGCCACATATGAGTCCCAATATTTTTGAACTGTCTGATTCTCATATTTCCATACTGTGCACTCGCAGTCATGCTTCTTAGTGTACTAGGTATGAGCAATGTTCTATTTAATTGGAAGATGTGGCTACTCTGTTTTTAGCTTGTTTTTGCTttacttgatttttgaaaattgtGGTGTTGCATGTTCTTCATTTCTTTGTTTTTTCTTGTTCTCCCCAACTCTTTAGCAGAGAAAGCAAAGCATGATTTCTATGTCTGACCTTTTAGCTTTGATAACTTACATAAAATGGAATAATTGCTTGTGCAGGCTGAAGATGGTCTATATAGAATTGGTGATAAGTATGATAGAGAATCGTGTTTCGCGGAATTAGGATCAAGTAGAACTGAACCTGTTGAATTCAGTTTTCTAACTGCACCAAACTCAACATCTTTCCAAGGAGTTCCGGACAAAAATTCATACGGCGCAGGAGTGGAGCAACCATTTGGTTCCTCCTACTGGATTAATAAGCATGACTTGGTGCAGAATATTCCTTCCAGAAGTCAAGTTACTACAGTGTGTGTCTGGTGCAGAAATGAGTTCCTTCATGAGCCTGTCCACCCTGGAACACAAGCTGCAATAGGATCCATGTGCCCAACTTGCAGGACTAGGATTTCAGAGCAGGTCAATGCGTTGTAGTACAACTTGTTTGACGACTTTTACTTTGAAGGCAAACGCTTTCTGCAGTAAAAATATTAACGGAAATTAGGATCTCGTATAGAAGGTAATTCTACAACTTATCTCCTTACATTCTCTTTTACGCTTGTATCTGAATGTTGTTTAATGTAAAGGGGAAAATCAACTTTACCACGGTAAAGTGTGACTCTGATGTCCTCTTTCTGGAAATTTAAATTACTCATGATGATGTTTATCTATTTTTAACACCATTCTTTACAAGTTTAAAGCCATTGTAAAATAAAAGGTTGGAATACGTAATTAGTCTTGTGTACTGTAAAATCAGAGAGTTTAAAATGCTCTGAAACGAAGACGGCCTTTGTCACTGAATTATATTGATATCAACTGCCAGATCAAAGTCCTTTCCGAATGAGTAAATTTGTTTCTATTCACTTCACTTGGTGTTTTGTGATCTTTTCAGATTCAGATACAATATCATTTACTCTTGACttaaaatttgatatttttttCATGTCTCTCTGGTTTGTGGTTGATCCAGGCGACAGAGATGCTGGCAGGATTGGAGGTGGATTCTTCCATGTGTTCTTGAATACTATACTCGCACAAGAACATGTTCGTTAGTCCCCTTAAAGTTAAAAGTCTCGTTACATTGGTTTAGCAAAAAAAATGTTCTTGTTACATTGACTTGGttgttcttctttcttgcatagtactttctcttcttttttttttctttttaatttctgTAGTGGATTAAATGATGTAAAAATTGATGCAGTTTTGGCAGAGTAGTTATATTTTATGGTACATATTTTATGTTTGTACATTCTACATTTAACAGAGCGTAGACTTTTTATGGGCTGGCAATTAAATCCGGCACATGTTTATGTAATTACTGACTCTGGCGATCGCAAGATACTCTAGTATTCGCAACAAAATACTATAGTATTCTTGCTTGCTTTCCTGTGTACAGTCTTGTTTTTTTACCCTTGACTTGTGACTTGTAAGTCCCAAGTCCTGAATAAGAAAGAATATCGCTATAAAAGGCTTGTCCACAACCAGCCCCTCCCCCCCAATCAATCTCACAAACACTAGGCAGGTCATGCTTGCAGATATCACATACAAGCAGTGTTTGTGAAAATCGGGAATTGGGGAAGATTGGTTGAGCTACCGATTTGGGATTAACTGAAAATCGGGGATTAATCAGAAGGATTAGTCGGATGTATTACGGGAACGAGGGACGGTGATTGTAAGCTGATTCATATCTATTGTGCTTGAACTGTAATATCGCCCTTGTAGGTCATTTTCTTTTAAGGCTAGGAGAAGAAACAGCAAGGTGAAGTTGAGTACAATTGTCAATTGCACTTGATCATGCTCGGACCAGTGGCGGAGCCATGTAGATGTAGTAGTACACAAAAAGGGCATTCTTTAATTTTTTAACACAAGCAATGGAAAATCtatttattttgaaaaaaatttatCGTTTCTGGTGTTGGTGAATGAATATAACCAAACAGATAAAAACTAAAAAGAGAAATGCAAACGAAGTTCTGGAGCACCGAGTGATATTTTGCATGTTACTCCCCGATCCAATTTATTTGTTTTGTTTGATTTTTTATGATTAAATTGATTCAATTTTGACCATTATTAAAAACTTATCTTTTAAACATTTTAAAAAAccgaaaaatatatattaaagtagattaaatctacttTCTAATGATAAAATTTATTTTAGATTATTTACTATGTAAAATCTTTAAATTGAATCATTTATCTGTAAAAACTCAAATAAGACAGATAAATTATGACAgagagaatattattttaaaatatgcgAGTGTCACATAAATTTTTATTTTGCAAATGTCacataaatttttattttttaaaaattcatgaGGACACATGCACCCGAAGGCCTCCATATGCCTCCGCCTGTCGCTCATACCATGTTCACGAGGAGCCAGGAGATAGAGGAGCTGCACGAAAAGCCGGAGTCTGAAAATCTGGTTCGGTCCGACGCGGTCGAAATCCGGTCAAGTATGGCCTTGTCAAAGTTCGGCCCGGTCCCGGCCTGGGTTTAGGGCCTCAACAgaccctatatttttaggcaaagtcTGATCCGGTCCGGTTAAAAGTCCGGATTCCGGCCCGGCCCGGTCTTTGGTCCAGCCCGATTAAAAATCCGAAAAATCCCGGTTAAAATctgattattataatatattttctcatatatttatgaatttacatttaatataaatattcataatactttaaacacatatatatttacatattcgtgattaataatattatttatatactttatTTCAGGACTAATGAAAGAAGATACAATAAGTACAGTAAATATATTTGgataacattgataaaacatattattttataaacatgtttattttttgcggaacttatatattttccacgaagtaatgttttcataaaatagtccttgcaaactaatacatttttacgataaTCTAGTTCCTAACATATGTTTAATAGGGGTGAACAAAAAACCGACTAAACCGCAAAACTGACCCAACCCACCCCTTATTTCGGCCGACGGAGCGGAACTATCCAAAACTCGAAGGTTAATTGGTTTAATTTTTTGTCAACCCGAATATAATGGGTTGGGTCaatgttaaaaaaattaaaactctTGCTAACCCAACCTAACCCGATTTTATAATTATagtattattatttgaaattttaatttatgtatttattgtaataaataatatatacgaaataaaattattattttacgGATAACACACCACAAGTTATTAATTTTAAACTAAAAAAGTACACGGTACATATAATATTCAATAATAGTTATTTTCTGTTAAATTATGGGGTACACTTCAACTTTTGCTtaaatttatttgtaattttgactcctaaaaatatttaagtaatttTATTCGAGTTTTAACCCAAACCAACCCGGCCCAATGTATAAAGGGTAAGGTTgggttgaaaataatttttttgattaaCGGGTTCATTTTTTTAAAATCCAATTAATTGGGTTGGTCGATTTATTACCTCTAACCTGACCAACCCGACCTGCGTTCACCTCTAATATCTAATAAAACTCGATccaatttaaattagaaaaaagtcCGGCCGATCCGATCCGGCCTGAAAAAAAGTCGGCGAGGCCCGCCTTGAGGGCTCAAACGGGCTGGATCTGaccagtgttctaaaaatcggccGATTAACCGATTAATCGGAGTTCAGACGGGTCCCGTCTCGATTAAAGtttgaaattattaaaaaaattaaaagaaaaattaaagttttttgaaaataataattaacatttaacatttaataattaataataataatatattaatatattgaCATTTTTACATATAGAAACAATCGTATATTCTTATATTCTTAAATCATCTACACAAATCCCTAATTGAATTATTCTCAAATCTGAACACCTAACTCGCTTGCTTGATCGATTAACAATTTTAAGGTATTCTAAATTTATTCAATAATGATTACATCTTTCATATTTGTATTGTTTTGTCCTACCCTCACTcgatttattttaaatcttaagGTTTGAACTAGTAGGTAGTAATTTTCTGAGTAACAAGTAGTGACTAGTGAGTAATCAGTAATAATTAATTAGTATAAACCACTTAACTATCAATTATATACTAGTGGTggttttttttttgtaaattttaccAATTAAACATCAGTATTGAATTAATGATATGTGGTTTATTTTTGTAAATTCTATGGAAGGTTAGTGACATTTAAATagaattatttattaaataaattgcTTCAGATTAATGCTCCGATTAATCAATCCGATTAATCACCGATTATCCGATTAATCATTAAAAGGTCCCTCCACCGAATAATCCCGATttccgatttttagaacactgggTCTGACATTTTCAGAAAACCCGGCTCGGTCCGGTCAAAATCTGAAAAGCCCGATACGGTCAAAACCCGAATTTTTTAAGGCCCGATCAAAACACGGTCCGATAAACTCTTGTGCATCTCTACGAGGAGCACGGGGTAACACCTTTATAACCATGAATTCATGTATAAATTCTTTATATTCATTCATTTGTCATTTGCAGACTTCTAGTGAATCTTTCACAATGATATCCATTTATATTTTTTCAGAAAATTATATAAGGTTGCAGCTTAATTAAGTTCCAATCACACAACAATGCAACATAAAAACGGGGTAGGAAGAGCTTATAAAAgcataaacaaataaaaaattTAACGGAACACAAATACGATCATTTATAAATAACCAAATTACATGTATATCGTAACGAAAAAAATCGAGCCAAACCAGCCACACATCGAATCTAAAATTTAGTTGCCAGAGCAAATAGGTTGTGAGTAATAAGGATGGAGCAGGCATCCGCAAGCATTTTTGTGACAAATTTTGGCACCGATACGACAATTAATATCGCAATCGCAACTCGAAACACACGGCTTAACAACTTTCCGCAACGGCTCTGTTGATTCTGCTTCTTTTTCTGGGGATTTTATGCATGCGCATTGTCCATTAAAGCAAGCAGGAAAGCCAGTTGGACACTGATCTACACAGTCTTTATAAGAAGTGCATGCTTGTACT
It contains:
- the LOC141721689 gene encoding uncharacterized protein LOC141721689 isoform X1, with amino-acid sequence MAAAVTDRPLPPESIPTVDLHLLSQSELYTLSLCSSSAFNPHHQNDVVIPKIDRTVFNESAGSRKQTYSRLRLAPASSSYASICRRTPHLRIPKPTSLETDPERAENSKIVAMLKALFSKQSNRNGVTLASIEHTPFVPSLPSLPSLPNLPSQAVPVVNSSGVMSVDVVNSSNSMSVGVGKADTGNPMSVGNVEMRSTMSLSTALSVGLKRKRGRPRKDKDVAPVIRDIFKYEKKENIGNYMAVDNMNGIKRKRGRGRPRKDGSMPMSMVVSTSTDTAMVLVPEERNEENENNNEVVVYENSAESDKEVLNSKGVVVDVAALAELEDPFGPEIRRRTEGMSTDAELLGFLEGLGGRWGSRRRKRKVVDASLFGDYLPKGWSLSISLKRKEKQVWLFCRRYISPSGRQFISCQEISSYLLSISGLQDNGQLDSSLGACKMDPQSSAGVALQGNVTKDDSQFGNHMISEVAGANESTLEHVQDNVVSSSVGEIPNENPFAEATIMVDMDANPETFDPNVIDKLDSGIDNSTPEASLRVGISSDKLSYDQQHEAYGVPDIQAKKIVLDRVETSDKHTKDCPSSSYEVDDVADLADKHSLDSISCLGSEATLTRTGNDENLATADKSNVVQCVSDALNTCSVEQEAGFQICASPLIDDQTSVPLASDVFEDSAVVKESIGEAVVGNLFYNEKMSSTSTTNDLKLDSRKFATVETISGSNTNHDAANKHCLTAVGQDFTVGGTASFPSRNAHFSSIDNVRYGSLNSDFSKSQQKLCSDSSVVAPSGDEEIRIDNNVKSVFPFSVTPHRNMVLNFGSNEPSKYAETRRDVVDVLEDERKYGNFSISSLSQRNQATAEAEPRQRVSLSSLLSLSGNENTCSAENLVDLLPARHVDTAEFNEVGTSRNNEMIFSSGRTYNDVGARMTGNKERSLELSSLLSSGKRAIFGAEDTVTGVDNRSVRECRPQFSGSGLLTGSCFAEHPSNVYTVDQIYNRPVNELKFNNGQNLGSQDLALAFGDPHAGLFADTTDLEHEKYPANCSVIPNRIEQNIDSHINGNRVNDNFEEQGISSFSDLFSLSCNGKLWGSDPNFNQAYNRRWEVPEVNEVGTSKNKKYMVDFGGNNGQPGENVMPGGGMWRAGEDAFQSSIAGLSNPPAHSPASFCTFDILSDKAEDGLYRIGDKYDRESCFAELGSSRTEPVEFSFLTAPNSTSFQGVPDKNSYGAGVEQPFGSSYWINKHDLVQNIPSRSQVTTVCVWCRNEFLHEPVHPGTQAAIGSMCPTCRTRISEQVNAL
- the LOC141721689 gene encoding uncharacterized protein LOC141721689 isoform X2; translated protein: MAAAVTDRPLPPESIPTVDLHLLSQSELYTLSLCSSSAFNPHHQNDVVIPKIDRTVFNESAGSRKQTYSRLRLAPASSSYASICRRTPHLRIPKPTSLETDPERAENSKIVAMLKALFSKQSNRNGVTLASIEHTPFVPSLPSLPSLPNLPSQAVPVVNSSGVMSVDVVNSSNSMSVGVGKADTGNPMSVGNVEMRSTMSLSTALSVGLKRKRGRPRKDKDVAPVIRDIFKYEKKENIGNYMAVDNMNGIKRKRGRGRPRKDGSMPMSMVVSTSTDTAMVLVPEERNEENENNNEVVVYENSAESDKEVLNSKGVVVDVAALAELEDPFGPEIRRRTEGMSTDAELLGFLEGLGGRWGSRRRKRKVVDASLFGDYLPKGWSLSISLKRKEKQVWLFCRRYISPSGRQFISCQEISSYLLSISGLQDNGQLDSSLGACKMDPQSSAGVALQGNVTKDDSQFGNHMISEVAGANESTLEHVQDNVVSSSVGEIPNENPFAEATIMVDMDANPETFDPNVIDKLDSGIDNSTPEASLRVGISSDKLSYDQQHEAYGVPDIQAKKIVLDRVETSDKHTKDCPSSSYEVDDVADLADKHSLDSISCLGSEATLTRTGNDENLATADKSNVVQCVSDALNTCSVEQEAGFQICASPLIDDQTSVPLASDVFEDSAVVKESIGEAVVGNLFYNEKMSSTSTTNDLKLDSRKFATVETISGSNTNHDAANKHCLTAVGQDFTVGGTASFPSRNAHFSSIDNVRYGSLNSDFSKSQQKLCSDSSVVAPSGDEEIRIDNNVKSVFPFSVTPHRNMVLNFGSNEPSKYAETRRDVVDVLEDERKYGNFSISSLSQRNQATAEAEPRQRVSLSSLLSLSGNENTCSAENLVDLLPARHVDTAEFNEVGTSRNNEMIFSSGRTYNDVGARMTGNKERSLELSSLLSSGKRAIFGAEDTVTGVDNRSVRECRPQFSGSGLLTGSCFAEHPSNVYTVDQIYNRPVNELKFNNGQNLGSQDLALAFGDPHAGLFADTTDLEHEKYPANCSVIPNRIEQNIDSHINGNRVNDNFEEQGISSFSDLFSLSCNGKLWGSDPNFNQAYNRRWEVPEVNEAEDGLYRIGDKYDRESCFAELGSSRTEPVEFSFLTAPNSTSFQGVPDKNSYGAGVEQPFGSSYWINKHDLVQNIPSRSQVTTVCVWCRNEFLHEPVHPGTQAAIGSMCPTCRTRISEQVNAL